A genomic segment from Janthinobacterium sp. 64 encodes:
- a CDS encoding UDP-N-acetylmuramoyl-L-alanyl-D-glutamate--2,6-diaminopimelate ligase, translated as MTIQDISLWIKTAAPSGQLTSDSRRVQRGDVFFAYAGATHFIEAAIEQGAAAIVHDAVEWNAAWSVPHLLVSDLKRLAGPVAHAFYDMPDSAMFSAGVTGTNGKTSCALWLAQALARLGVTSSVIGTLGVGLCKPRGAIEFDVTGYTTPDAVLLARKLAAMRDAGARAVAIEVSSIGLDQERAAGMHFDVAMFTNLTRDHLDYHGDMAAYEAAKVKLFDWPGLKTAVINLDDAMGLRLARHVEGKLAGEYPVIGYTLQDAASLPDLPGVLMLRASQFRSRHAGTDFHLECALGVALVKTQLVGHFNISNALAVLGALLAHGTGLRAAIDGIESLQPAPGRMQQVGGQEAPMVVIDYAHTPDALEKTLAALRQVAQERGGQLWCVFGCGGDRDPGKRPQMGAIAQLADHVLVTSDNPRSEDPHAIIAQIVAGMRADGPQPQAIEDRAAAILSAIKHAAKPDVILLAGKGHEPYQEIKGKKLPFSDADHAQLALSARLTMMRTN; from the coding sequence ATGACCATACAAGACATCAGTTTGTGGATCAAAACGGCTGCCCCGTCCGGGCAGCTGACGTCCGATTCGCGCCGCGTGCAGCGCGGCGACGTGTTTTTCGCCTATGCGGGCGCCACGCATTTCATCGAAGCGGCCATCGAGCAGGGCGCCGCCGCCATCGTGCATGACGCCGTCGAATGGAACGCCGCATGGAGCGTGCCGCACCTGCTGGTCAGCGACCTGAAACGCCTGGCCGGCCCCGTGGCGCATGCTTTCTATGACATGCCCGACAGCGCCATGTTCAGCGCCGGCGTGACGGGCACGAATGGCAAGACCTCGTGCGCGCTATGGCTGGCGCAAGCGCTGGCGCGCCTGGGCGTAACATCGTCCGTCATAGGGACGTTGGGCGTGGGCCTGTGCAAGCCGCGCGGCGCCATCGAATTCGACGTCACCGGCTACACCACGCCTGACGCCGTGCTGCTGGCGCGCAAACTGGCCGCCATGCGCGACGCAGGGGCCAGGGCCGTCGCCATCGAAGTGTCGTCGATCGGCCTGGACCAGGAGCGCGCGGCCGGCATGCATTTTGATGTCGCCATGTTTACCAATCTGACGCGCGACCACCTTGACTATCACGGCGACATGGCGGCCTACGAGGCGGCCAAAGTCAAACTGTTCGACTGGCCCGGCCTGAAAACGGCCGTCATCAACCTCGATGACGCCATGGGCCTGCGCCTGGCGCGCCACGTGGAGGGCAAGCTGGCCGGTGAATATCCCGTCATCGGCTACACCTTGCAGGATGCAGCCAGCTTGCCCGACCTGCCGGGCGTGCTGATGCTGCGCGCCAGCCAGTTCCGCAGCCGCCATGCCGGCACCGACTTCCACCTCGAATGCGCGCTGGGCGTGGCGCTGGTCAAGACGCAACTGGTGGGCCACTTCAATATCAGCAACGCGCTGGCCGTGCTGGGCGCCTTGCTGGCGCATGGCACCGGCCTGCGCGCCGCCATCGACGGCATCGAATCGCTGCAGCCGGCTCCGGGCCGCATGCAGCAGGTGGGCGGCCAGGAAGCGCCGATGGTCGTCATCGATTATGCGCATACGCCAGACGCGCTGGAAAAAACCCTGGCTGCCTTGCGCCAGGTGGCGCAGGAGCGGGGCGGCCAGCTGTGGTGCGTGTTCGGCTGCGGCGGCGACCGCGATCCGGGCAAGCGTCCGCAGATGGGTGCCATCGCGCAGCTGGCCGATCACGTGCTGGTCACCAGCGACAATCCGCGCAGCGAAGACCCGCACGCCATCATCGCGCAGATCGTCGCCGGCATGCGTGCAGACGGCCCGCAGCCGCAAGCCATCGAAGACCGCGCCGCGGCGATCCTGTCGGCCATCAAGCATGCGGCCAAGCCGGACGTGATTTTGCTGGCGGGCAAGGGCCATGAGCCATACCAGGAAATCAAGGGCAAGAAACTGCCGTTCTCCGATGCCGACCATGCGCAGCTGGCCTTGTCCGCGCGCCTGACGATGATGAGGACGAACTGA